In Sander vitreus isolate 19-12246 chromosome 8, sanVit1, whole genome shotgun sequence, the genomic window AGGTAATAAGTTAGACACAATTCTCGTAaggtctatgtgtgtgtgtgtgtgtgtctgaacacATGAAAGTACCTGTCTCTGTTCATTGTCCACTCCTGAGTGTTCAGTCACCGTTGATCTCTTGAGGTCAGTCCTGCGTGATGCTGTAACACGACCGGACCacctgtttaaaattaaaataataacaaaaacatttacaattccaagtgtgtgtgacagtgtttgtgtatttaaaatacatgcgtgtgtgcgtattttgatacacacacaatatgggTAATAAAGCAGACCCTGACAACTAGTGATATTGTAATGCAGTGGTCTCAAGTATCCTGTCCTGGGTCTGGCAAGAGCAGGActtttcaactatttattcattacttttaccTAACTATTTTAACTGTTTGTCAATTACTTTTAGCTTGGTTAACTATTTATTGCGataatacatttacaaaagaTCAGCATCACACCAATTCCTAACCTATTTGGATGTTTATTTCCTAttctatatttctatatattggTATAATCACAAATATTTGTTTCAAATAAGTTGAGCTTCACCTTGTACGTACCTGGGTTACAAGTACAAGAAAGACAATGTTGTGCACATCCATGTAGTTGCTTGTGCAGGACAAAAAAATGACTATTCAAAGAAAGTGATTGAAGTCTGCACAACAGCTTGAATGCTCTGGAAAAATACTTTAATTGTGCATTTAAGGCACACACAAGAAGTTTGCACACTTTCCTGGGTTACAAGTATCcgtggttgggaatcactgttcTAATGTATTCTCTCTGAATAACAGCAGCAAACAAAGGCTCACTTGTTGGTGTTTTGTCCCTGTGCAAGCACATCCGCCTGCAGCTTAGGGAAGTAGCCCGGCTGGTGACGACCCTGGCCGATCTTCATGTCCAGCAGGTGGGGGTGTATGGCTGTGTGGTCAGCCTTCATCAGTCTGCGCTCAATGACCTGAGCTGCAGtgacaaacacagaaatggTTAGGATCCAACAGGGGGATCTACTGTAGATGAGTCTAATAAATGTGAACGATGATAGAGCCAGATTGAGATTCAAGCAGTGCGTTTTCTGCAGAGAGGATGGCAGGACTTCAAAGCAGAAGATTTGAGTTTTCATAGGCCACAAAGTCCTGTCTTCCGCCTATACCGCTATAATGCTCATCCCCTACCGTATCCTTTAGTTCACCCGTCTAATTCCCGATTCATCTTTTCCCCCTCAAATAATATCTCATCCCTTTCGCGTTTCAATTATTCATCAGATAATTAGATTTTAATTCCCATTTAATAAATCTTTCCATCAGTTACTATTTGAATAGTTCAATGTTCTGGTTTCTTTAAGCAAAATCATCTTATTacaaaagagaggagaaaaccGGTGGCTGCAGAAAGGATAGCAGCATaatccacatacagtataaacccAAACAGGACAGATGGTGACAGATTTGCAGATTCCCTGGACAAATCTGGCATCAACTTCTTCATCATTCTACTCAATCTACCAATTGGGGGTTCAACCTACTTTCTCACTATATACTATCTACATGCTGAGAAGACACTGCAGAAACATCCAGATGTTACTCTTATAATTTAGAAGCAaatcatttgaaatgttttgttattacttttagctatttattgctaccatttatttatttattactttaagCTACCTGTTTAAACTGCTGTGCTCAATTGCTAACTAGTTTGCACACACTCTTACATAACTGTAACAtgtagtgttcaggtgttacagctGATAATTTAGTTGAGCTGCACCACAATCTTTCCATGTACCCGCTTGCAACAAGAGAAGTATCCCTTGGGGTACAGTAGAcacctggttgggaatcactgactTAAGTTATTATAAAGAACCATAGTCCTATATACTATACCTAGAATACTTTAAATGGTGAGGAAAAACAATTTACAGCAACACTGAGCCATGATATACTATGAGTAACATTTGAGTCGGATTTCGGTTTTTACGGCATCTTCTGTTCCACGTTGTAGGagtacagtatttattttgtgacCCCTCTTGCAACAACATGTATGTTACAATACTTTGTTTCATCCTCTTTTGTTCATGAGCACCTTCACAGTACCTGACTCAAAGACCGTGGTGCATTTCCTGTAGCGACAGTTACGGGAgtcctctgtgtctgtgtcataCAGTCGTTCTCTCTCCAAACGGCTGTCAAAAAGCTGCTGCAGTGGCTCTCTATCTGCCCAGCGCGATATCACCTTCCCATCCACGAAGGAAGAAAACATGGATGTCTCCAGGAACTGGGACAAGAAGTGCAAGTGGCTCACAGGCTGAACTGAGAGGAAGGAACTCTGAAACATTGAAAAGCCCAACTTTCAAACACAACATGGACAAGGATATAATCTTTCAAACACCAAGTATTTCAAAAACACAGAGAGGCAATCTTAACATATGTGGAAATAATAAATGCAGTTTTATTAGATCTATCAATCGATTTGTGCATTGACATCTACTGAAGTACCTTGTCAAAACTGAACGTCCCCTCTCGGTTGCTCAACCAGGAGTCCAAATCAAGAGCGCTGTGGATGACAAACTCCTCATACCTGCCAAACATGGCAGCAAAACGTCCAGCAAACACTTCCCTCAGCTGAACGTTCAGCTTCGCAGCCTTcagctcttcctcctcttcctcaaacACGTGTCCCAGCGTCTTCCCTCCATCTGACATCTTTTCTCCTCCGCACCTCCGCGCCAGCGCCTGCAGCCTCTCCAGCACCGCCAGCTCCTCGCCTCCGAGGTTGCCGTTCCTTCTGTCCTCCATTAGATCCTCCAGCACCAGGCTGCTCATGCGAGGGGAGGCGGTGGCGGGCTTGGTCATCACACCGCCCTGTGGAGGGAGCCCGAAACGCAGCAGTACCTCACTCAGCTCCTGGATTAGCTCGGTCTGTTCTGGAAACACGGGGAGGTCCTCGGGGGTCTCGACACAGCGGTTGTCAATGTCCACAAAGCACAGGTTGGCCTGTGTAggagaaacagaaaatatgaaaaacactttCCATCAGATAATCATAACAGGTTTAACCAATTACAATGTAGTGGCTGAGCTTTAACATCCAATTAAGATCAGTGATGAAGATTTACTTTCCATTAATAGATTATTGGCATTTCACTGTGATAAGGCCTCAGAGGATATTAGCGTGTGAAGCATTATGTAATTATTACTGTTATCACTGCAACAGGGGAAATTGTGGAAACCTTTAATATCAGGCTTCTACACTGGCAAACAAATCAGAAACCAGAACTGTGCCCGTGAAGCTGCTGTGCGATGAAGCACAGAACTTAGTGAGAAAGATAGTCACTGATTTAGAAATACTGCTTCTGTAAGCAGCAGTGGAGCACAGCGCAGTCAGCAGCAACCCAACCTTCAACAGTGACCTTAGGCAGTTGATGTACTGTAGAgtggacagttgaagacatcCTCTTACTCTGGGAGCTTCATCCTCCTAGATAATGTCTTCACTTCTGAGCCTATTGTTTTCTCATTATCTCATTTGAATAGGAAAATATTTTGAAGGACACAAAAAGATGAGTATTCAGGTTTTTCATGCATACTGTATCAATCTTAAGGATATTAGTGTAGGTTTTTTTTTGGACCATGTGAGCCAAACTGTGCCCTTGTTAAATTGAGACAGGAAGAAAACACAATCCCAACAAATCCTGAAAGTATGATTAAAATATTTCACACTTCCTTGCAAATCACCACCCGCCATACACCAAATTGCACAACTCAAGAAATAAGTGGCGATCCCTAATTCTCATTAATTATTTAGCGATCCCATTATTCTGGATCTCTCATGCTCTGCGGTTTTGCTttcaccccccacccctccccagGCTGTCTTTCAACTGCCTCCTTTTCTGGGGCAGAGCGACTTCAAAGAGGCTTCAGTGAGATATTCATGCAGCATAACGTGATTTCAAATGCAGGATTGGATTTGTGAaagggtgggggtggggtgcTCTGAGGAAATGTATTCTCCCAATTCGACAGGCCGGAGGCGGAGGGCAAATTGTAACGCATGCATCACAGAGAGGATCAGCAAATGGCTGTAAAAATGTTTCAgttcaacaaaacatttttagatccttgtgtgtgaatgtttagcGAAATGTTGACTGCCGTGTTCACACAGGAAACTACAGATGCATTCACACATGAGATCTGTGTTTAGTTGTGTACCTCGTGTGGCAGGTGGAGGGAGGATCGCTGAGCTCCCTCTCTGCGCTGGATACCCAACAAGAATGGCACAGGAGCATCGAGGAGGTGATGTAGCGGTGCAGAAACAATGGGCAGGTAGATGTGTTGCCACTGGAATGGGAATAGCAAGGTGGTGACGCCCTCTGCCACTGTCATCAAACGCTGGTAGTCTaagaagatgagagagagagagagagagagagagagcgagagcgagagagagagagagagagagagacagacagacagacattagcATGGAGGAATTACCTATTACACAGAGACCTCCCAAGGGGAAGGAATTATTTTCTAGTACATTACCTTAAACACTATTTTAATTAAGCTGATTACGTGAGTTGCTTATATTAGTATTAATTcctattcctgtttacatgcaaCAGAGCATTGTAATAAGTTACAATGTCAGTTTCTCTGCGGTATTTAACCTCAAACCCATCTGCCATGTTGTTACTGTAGGTTACATGTGGAGTAActgttgtgtaattttttgttgttttttattgcattaggttttatatgttttgtttcattttgtgccATGTCCTGTACTTGTTTATCTTGATTATGtcttcattttaatgttgtagttaTGTTAGTAATAGTATCTTATGTAAAACAGCTGATATGCTATGGGTGTTGCTAAATTCTGCTAAAACACTGATGGAGTTACAATTGGCACATTGGCAATACATGGGAATTTCTTATTGTAATTCTTATTCTAAGTGAATAACGGAATAGTGTGCTTACCTTGAGAGCAAAGCAGGACTTGTGTCTCCAGAAGTACACAGGTAATTAGTTGCAGCATATTGTCCACACCCAGCAGGGAGAACGCCTCTCCAAGAGGGTACTCCCCCAGCGGAAGCTCACCCGGCCCGGGCCGCTGGCACACAATAGGTCCCTGCACCCCGTGGAACCTCAGTGACCTgccaggaggaggcagaggcaCCTCGTACAGGATGTTGTGGATGTAGCTCTCTATCGGGAGCGGTGGGGCTGTGTGTGAGGTCACGGCCTGGTGAAGCTGAGACAGAAATTGTCGAGCAGCTTGAAGAAAGGGGAGCGGCGTAAGGAGGCAGAGGGCTTTGGACACGTACAGAGTGTCCCGTGCTGGATCGAAGGAGCCTGCACAGCCGAAGCAAGCGGACACCCCGGCCAGAGACTCAGCGTCTGACTCATCCAAGCTGCTCACAAGGGAGTCCATGCTGGAGGTGGAGGGCGAGGACGCAGACGCAGACGAAGacgaggaagagggagaggagacagatgAAGCTGAATGGTGCTCCACATGGTGCATCTGGTAGAGAGTCTGCATGGCAGTGATGATCTGAGCACCGGTCACCTCCTCATAGAAGGTGTGGACGAAGCCGTAGGAACGTGTACCGTCATCAAAAGACATCGTGAATGAGTGAAACTGAGAATCgagcctgtctgcctgtgtgcgGAAGGAAAGACCCCTCGGCATGCAGAGCTAAGGAGAAAATGTGAAGAATAAAGACGAGAAAAGGAAGgggaaaacataaaacataaaaggaaggtttaaaaaaaaaaaaagccaatttAAATCCCTTAAAAATAACCTCAATAACCAATACTAGTGGTGAATTTTCTAAATCACACTCACAAATTTTATGAAATTACACAAAACTAAAGCCCATCTGGGACGATGTAAACGCATCcaaagaaaagtgaaaaaagagaaaagtgtATAAATTACATGAAACAAGATGTTAAACATGTAACTTATATGTTAAATATGGAGTAACTGGGTATAAGAatgcttatactgtatatgtctaactgtgttttattgtattttgtccAACTGGCACATGTAGTTGTTTCTGGGTCTGAAAATccaataaaatgacattaaaaatgCGTTAATAAGACCATACATTTTAATGATCTATAAATAGAAAAATGCAGTGGTGTCTACTGGCAGACTTCTTTTGAGGCTCATGCTTTTATCATCCTGACCTGCTTTTCCACAGAGAACAATAAACatttcagtgtaaaaaaaaaagaaaagaaagaaaagagtatTCTATGAGGCAGAgaacaagcaaagaaaaatggCTCTTACTGCATTTATTTCCAGTTGTGTTGTTATCATGTTCCTCTTTTGCCATTTGTAACACAATTCACATACACTGGTTGGAAGAACCACAACACATTTGCCCTACAAATAAGGCACATATTGTCCTTCCATTTCCATTGTTGTGAGAGCAAATTaacaaaactaaagaagagTGTTTATGTGCAATCCAAGATCTCACCATGTTGACGGCATCTTTATTGAAGGGGTTCCTGTCTGTGCTTTCGGGGTAGTGCACCAGAACTTTTGACTTGAACGACCGTCGAATGGGGCTCTGCTCAAAGCCCTCGcctgaaagaaagacagacgcacagaaagagagagttaGTATTAGTGATCTTTAACCGTCATCGCTGCTGAGACATTACGTGATGAAAAGGACAGAACGGATGACGTCACAAAATGACAGCAGCTTTGATTTATGAAAAAGCTCAGACAGGATGACTTTGACCGACATGGGCTGAAAAAAAGTTCATCTGTTGTTGACAGCAAGGCCCATTTTACAGCAAAGAGGGAAAACCCTTCCAAGGGTTATGTAACTCAACTCATTACCATAGAGACAGACTGGAAAAGCAGTACAACACCCCTCATGAATACAGGCTGCTGCCATCTGGTTGCAGGTACATTGTACCAAGGTGTAAGACTAAGAGATTTAAGAGCTCATTTGTCCCTGTTATCATTGGTTTTATTAATATCTTGATTCGTCCCATATGAATATTAGTACATCTGTATGTTATGTTGTGTATCCTTTGAATGAACTGCTGTCTTTATTCTCAGCAGGCTCTAAAACGAATTGCCTACCAAAGGGATAATAAAGtttacctaaccttaaccttaatcCCTGACACTCTGCAGAAGGAAACTGTTTACGCTTTTTGAGAGTGCACAGGATGAAAATATGCTGTTTTTTCATACATCAAGAGCACTCAGGCTCAGgataaaggaagagagagatatctacagtatattacagaTACATGTACATGAATGGTTTGGATTTGCACTGCATGCAAGCAAACTATTATACAGACCCACATTTACAATGCACAGATTTGATGCAATGCCCTCTCTGGCTCAGgtttttcctcttttcagtCTCTGCATCTCGTGTCAGCTTCTAGCTCAGGTTACATACAGAGCGCTGTGAGCAtgagtggaggaagaggagctgcTGAAGATACTGTAgaaataaactgtgtgtgtatgattcAACGCGACTGACAGTAGTGAATGAAGTACTTTCATTATTCATCCACTTTCTGAGAGGGATGCCCTTGAACAGAACTCTTCACTGTATTCCCCATTTAACTAATCCACCATGAATTCTCAGAGTTCACACTCTGCGACACTGACCCCACTGGAttacaagaacaaaaacaactgCAAATGGCAAACTAACAAGTCTTCTCTGCCAGCTTTGATGCGCTCATTCAGCATTTAGGAACATCCGGCTCACCTGCCTACAAGATGACGCACAGCACCACGAGAGAGGAAACTGTGCTGCAGGCAGAGTGAGAAAAGAGCACCACTTCAAGTTAAACTGAGTCAGACTGGTAGGTGGGAGAGAGAAGCTAACGGATCACAGAGACAAGAGGGGGAGTCAATGTTCTTTGAGTCAAAGACACAAATTGGTTTCGGCACTGAGAGGCAGAATCAAGCCTCACAGAAGGACATCTAGTTGCCATGGTAGCACTTTCCGCTGTGGCCTAAAAGATAGTCATCAAGACAAAGCTAGTCAGCGGTTTACGTCACCCCGAGTTTCATCAGCTGACCCAAATAAAACCCACACACTCCTCCTGACACGAGTTCCCACCAAAGAGTTTACACAGACAACATTCACACGCAgtcgctctctttctccgtgTTAACAGAACGGAGTTAAGAGGGAGGTTTGTTTTAGTGTTTGAATGAAAGCTTAAATGTCTGTTTCAG contains:
- the LOC144522013 gene encoding DENN domain-containing protein 5B-like, encoding MNGTAAATGSASCRFAHYFVVCGVDTETGLEPDDGAGEGFEQSPIRRSFKSKVLVHYPESTDRNPFNKDAVNMLCMPRGLSFRTQADRLDSQFHSFTMSFDDGTRSYGFVHTFYEEVTGAQIITAMQTLYQMHHVEHHSASSVSSPSSSSSSASASSPSTSSMDSLVSSLDESDAESLAGVSACFGCAGSFDPARDTLYVSKALCLLTPLPFLQAARQFLSQLHQAVTSHTAPPLPIESYIHNILYEVPLPPPGRSLRFHGVQGPIVCQRPGPGELPLGEYPLGEAFSLLGVDNMLQLITCVLLETQVLLCSQDYQRLMTVAEGVTTLLFPFQWQHIYLPIVSAPLHHLLDAPVPFLLGIQRREGAQRSSLHLPHEANLCFVDIDNRCVETPEDLPVFPEQTELIQELSEVLLRFGLPPQGGVMTKPATASPRMSSLVLEDLMEDRRNGNLGGEELAVLERLQALARRCGGEKMSDGGKTLGHVFEEEEEELKAAKLNVQLREVFAGRFAAMFGRYEEFVIHSALDLDSWLSNREGTFSFDKSSFLSVQPVSHLHFLSQFLETSMFSSFVDGKVISRWADREPLQQLFDSRLERERLYDTDTEDSRNCRYRKCTTVFESAQVIERRLMKADHTAIHPHLLDMKIGQGRHQPGYFPKLQADVLAQGQNTNKWSGRVTASRRTDLKRSTVTEHSGVDNEQRQKHTFARKNLRQSKLLDPSLRAVTQTHREFAEWLLSECRLKTKRMLMERMGKESVELGQGEANITGLQENTLIHGLCDLLERTWGHGLQLKQGKSALWSHLLHYQAARGKTETPAESPGSSGSFDDGTLLLRGSLIQDMRFIQTMSEGLSEVGQARAWIHLALEKKMLSQHLKELLTNQELLRQLYKPHAFLLCEEEREQFLFHLLSLNTVDYLCFTRVFTSISIPYRVVIIPMKKLSIAMATVDPWVCVSGELGDSGVRQIPKNSQEIFFQCKNLGRLSTLQLGQENSGLLAKCLIDCVMVYNEITGHTYKFPCGRWLGKGVGDGSLERVLIGQLVSPGGEEDAGRWTGTPPELASPSQSVRAVLGSLGSRSRMLSVEVQEDMREAANNLVKHFHKPEQERGNLTVLLCGEGGLVLSLEKFLLHGFKSNRLFQRNVFVWDFVEKSVVSMETADQMGDLHGSTLTKGPPCDLLCHYVNAINASPRNIGKEGKFQLLVCLGIRDRLLSHWLPLLAECHLTARTYEEGALLRDRAAVHSLSRILHTLNEFAITLETALVKGVDL